The DNA region GATTAAACTTATGGCTGATTTTTAGCAAAATCATCGAATTAAAAAGGATTATTTTTTGATTAAAATATCAAATAATTAAATAATTGAATTTAGCATACATATAGGAATCCGGTTTGATTTGGAGAAAATATACGTAGGATGTGTTAGCACGGAGAGTACGGCATCAAACTCGTGTTCATAGTGCGTTACGAACTCCGTTCTAACACACTCTACAATACTTAATTTCGTTCAAAAATCAAATAGTAATCCTATAGATAAACTTAACTGCTCATTTGCAAGTCTTCAGCACTTACTTTAATTTCCGTTACTGCTTAGGCTAGGTTAAAATATCGAGATAATTAATTTCTGTACTTTTGCTGAATAATCAACGGTTAATTCAAAGATATTCCCTTATTCCTTATGAGATTCAGTATTTTTTAATTTCCTATTAATTTACGTAGAGCTTTGTATATAAATTTGCTTTTAAGTAAGGAAAATATTTCTCACAACTTCTTGTAAATCATACCTTGTAGATGTAATATTTTCATACTTTTTGAGAGTTGACCCTATAGCAAGTTAGGCTTTTAAACTATTTTTGGTATAAACAAAAAAATATACTCATTACATAAAATATGTGCTAAATATATTTCATAATTCTCAGCGTGAGCCGACGTTTGATATTTTACCTGATCAGTACAAACTCTTGTGGGAAAATTTTTCTACCTTCTTAGGTTAGATTTTGTGCATAGCAAAATGTTATAAATCTTTATGTAATGTGTGGACAAAAAGACAAACAAAATTTATGAAGACAAGTTACAGCAAATTGCTGATCACGTTGGCAGGCATAGCAGGATTTAGTAGTTTCAGCCTTGTTATTATTTTACCATCTGAAGCTAAAGAGGCACTAAATCCTAACCCCAGTATTTTTAACGAAGCTCCCTATAATAAGGGTCAACGTCTTCAAGTAAACACTCAATACACACCTGGTGAAGCTGCTTCCGTAATGGAAAAAGGCAATACCAAACCTAAACAAGTAGCGCAGAAAGGTAGTGTAACAAATCCCAGACCAAGTATTTTCAACGAGCCGCCCTATAACCGTGGTGGTAGCGTTACACCTAGTGAACCAACACCCACTATCCCAGGAACTCAACCCACTGAGACACTTCCTACAACTCCATCAGCACCAGGAGCAACAGGCAATCAAGGTAAAACCTTGTTAGGGTTGGCAGAGTCAAACGGTTCTTTTAAAACCTTAACTAGGGCTTTGAAAGCAGCAGGGTTGACTGGAGCTTTGCAAGGCAAAGATAACTTAACCATTTTTGCACCTACTGATGCAGCTTTTGCTAAGTTACCACAAGATGCTTTACAAGAATTGTTAAATCCAGCTAACAAAGAAGTATTGCTCAAGATTTTAACTTACCATGTAGTACCTGGTAAGGTGTTGTCCACTGATTTGAAGTCTGGCGAAGTTAAAAGCCTTGAAGGTGGCGCAATCAACGTTAAAGTTGATCCTGCAACCGGTGTAACTGTCAATGATGCTAAAGTGACCCAGGCAGATATCACAGGCACTAATGGTGTTATCCACGCAATTGATCAGGTAATTTTGCCTCCTGACTTGTAGTTTTAGGTACAAGTACAGCCAGTAGCAGACTAGGTTGGCATTAAGTATTAATAGGAAAAAACCCCGTTCAGATGTTAGTTTTGGACGGTTTTTTTGTAATAAATATTGTATGCTTACCCATTGACATGAAAGAGCAAATATGAATAATTTGAAAAACCATATCTGTCGTAGGGTCATAGCATTGCTCATTAGTGTCAACAAAAGCCTAGAAATAGCTTAATTGAAAGCTTGACTGACCCATCTGGAACTAAAGTTCTTTGGCTTTTATAGGACTTACGCAAAAATTGCTAAAAAGCTTAATTTCTCGAACCGCCAAGACGCCAAGAGCGCCGAGAATTCGTAGAGTGTGCGTAAGTCCTATTTTAGCTAAAGTCTACTGAAGTAGACTAAAGATTTTTGGGTATATCTTAGTCATTAAAATAAGACTTCTGCTATTAGCAAGGAAGTCCAGTTCCTTGCAAGATATGATTTTTACTCCCCTTAATCCCCCCTTGTCAAGAGGGGAAACAGGAATTTTGTTCCCTCCCCAAGACATCGGGGAGGGTTAGGGTGGGGTGACACGGATGGTGATGGGAAGCCAGAGAACTGAATATCACGTCATTACAAGGGTTTCACGTTAAGTTGACACCAATGGGCGCTGCTGTACCCCTACAACGCTGGATTCACTGCAACGCCCTGGCTCCGCTACTTGTACTAGATTTGCATTACAGGCTAGACATTACATCCCGTGCAACTGCTAAAGTCTGCTCAATGTCCTCTTCAGTGTGAGCAAAAGACGTAAACCCAGCTTCAAATTGAGAGGGTGCTAAGTAAACACCACGCTCTAACATACCCCGATGGAAGCGTCCGAATTTGGCTGTATCAGACTTTTTGGCATCTTCGTAGTTATGAACTGGGCCAGAGGTAAAGAATAAGCCAAACATAGCGCTGATTTGACCACCGCACACCCCATGACCAGTTTCTTTGGCAATTTTCAGTAAACCATCTGCTAGCTTCTTAGTAATCCGGTCAAGATATTCGTAAGTACCTGGCTTTTGCAGCAATTCTAAAGTCTTAATACCAGCAGTCATCGCCAAAGGATTACCAGAAAGAGTCCCAGCTTGATATACAGGGCCGGCGGGGGCAACCATTGACATAATATCTCGGCGACCGCCATAAGCTCCTACTGGCAACCCACCACCAATCACTTTACCCAAGGTTGTTAAGTCGGGAGTCACACCAAATTTTTCTTGAGCGCCACCGTAAGCAATACGGAAGCCTGTCATCACTTCGTCAAATACCAATAATGCTCCATGTTCGTGAGTCAATTCTCGTAATCCTTCTAAGAAACCAGCGTCAGGTGCAATAAATCCAGCATTACCGACAACTGGCTCAAGAATTACACCAGCAATCTCGTCGCGGTTTTCTTCAAACAAGGCTTTGACGGATTCTAAGTCATTAAAAGGCGCAGTTAGAGTGGTGCTAGTTGCCGATTTCGGAACTCCTGGTGAGTCTGGCAAGCCAAGTGTGGCAACACCAGAACCCGCCTTCACTAGAAACGTGTCGGCGTGTCCGTGGTAGCAGCCTTCAAATTTGATGATTTTATCTCGTTTTGTAAAAGCCCGCATCAGTCGCAAAACTCCCATGCAAGCTTCAGTTCCAGAGTTGACAAATCTGACCATTTCGATGCTAGGAACGGCATCAATAACCATTTCTGCCAAAACATTTTCTAGGACTGAGGGAGCGCCGAAACTCGTGCCTTTTTCTAAAGCTTCATGCAAGGCTGCAATTACTTCTGGATGAGCATGACCGCAAATAGCTGGCCCCCAAGTGCCTACATAATCTATATATTGGTTGCCATCTACATCCCAAATATATGCGCCTTTAACACGATCAAAAACGATGGGTTGTCCGCCCACAGACTTAAAGGCACGAACCGGAGAACTGACTCCTCCGGGCATGAGGTTTTGAGCAGCAGCGAAGATTTCTTGTGATTTTGTTGTTTTAATTGTGGTATTTACCAAGGTTCTCTCCTAACAGTGGGCAATAAAAAGCTCTATCTTAGGATAGTTTCAAAAACTACTTAGAATTTCTATCCTATATACATAGCTGAACCAAAAAATAATAATATGTTATACAACTCGAATAAAGACTTACCTCTAGATATTCAAACTCGATTATCTGAAGCATACCAGGATCTTTACCGAGCAGCTTTTAATTCGGCCATCCATTGGTATGGTGAAGCCTCAAAAGCTCACAAAGTCGCTTTGAGTGCTGTAAAGATGCAGTCTGCTATGGAACGGAATGTTCTTGTTTAAAGCTAGATAAAATAGTTCAATTCAAAAAAACATGCCAGTTGCCCTATTGAGAATGGTATCGTGAATCCATGAATTATTCTCATTAGAGCAAACTAGGTGGTATGTCTTCTAACGATTCGCACTCTCTGCATTACGCTATCCCTGTTGAGGAAATTCGCTACGATGAACGGGGTCTAGTGCCTGCAATTGTCCAAGATTATTTGGATGGTACTGTCCTAATGATGGCGTGGATGAATCAGGAGTCGTTACAAAAAACTTTAGAAACTGAAGAAACTTGGTTTTGGAGTCGTTCGCGGCAAGAATTGTGGCATAAGGGGGCGACTTCTGGACATATTCAAAAAGTGCAAAGTATCCGTTATGACTGTGATAGTGATGCGCTGCTCATCGGGGTAGAGCAATTAGGAGATATTGCCTGCCATACTGGAGAACGCAGTTGCTTTCACCAAATAGAAGGAAAAATTGCCCCACCACCAGGGGATACATTGTCGCAATTGTTTCAAATAATATGCGATCGCCGCGATAATCCGACAGAAAGTTCTTATACCTGTAAACTATTGGCAGGTGGCGATAACAAAATTTTGAAAAAGATTGGTGAGGAAACCGCCGAGGTGGTAATGGCTTTTAAGGATGATGAAGCAGATGCGATCGCAGGTGAAGTGGCTGATTTGCTATATCATACTTTGGTTGCCTTAGCTCACCATCAAGTTGATTTAAAAGCGGTATATCGTAAGTTGCAAGAACGTCGCCAATGAGGAGGAATAAGGGGCGCACAGGTGTGCGCCCCTACTCAGACAAAATTCGATTTAGGTATTGTAAAATCGCCACTGCGATCGCTACACTCAAGATGAAGCATAACCAGTAACTATTGGTAATAATTTGTGGTTGATCTAATGCCCATCCACCCAAGGGATGACCAATAAATGAGCCAACAGCCCAGCACAAAGCATTGATGGAAAAATAAACACCACGTTGATTTTCCGGGGCTAACTCCGTCACTAAAGAAGCAGCAGATGGGGTGTAAGAGACAATCGCCACAGAAAATACTCCCAATGCCAATATTGCCCAAACCAGATTATCAGATGGGGCAGTGCCGCTTACCCAAATCAGTCCAAAACCAATTGCCCAGAAAATAGCAGAAACAGTTAGTGCGAGTGTGTGAGAGCAGCGTTTTAAGATACTAGTGACAGGCAACTGACAGATGATGGCGAACACCAGATGCCAAGCAAATAAAACGCTAATCGTAGTTTGAGCAAATCCTTCAGTAGTACTTTTGATAACAAAGTTTTTGAAGAAAAGCGGCAGGGTGCTGTGGATTTGAGAAATATAGATTGTAAAGAATATATTAACTGCTATGTAAACCAGGAAACGGCCATCTGTTAATACTGCCATCCAAGAAGCAAAAAGTTTTGTGTTTTCAGATTCCTCTATTTGCTGCTGTTCAGTTTCACTAATTCCTATATAGACAACCCCAAAAAACACTAAAAAAGAGATGGCATCAATCACAAAAAGCCAGCGATAACTCCCAATTATTGAGATCAAAAAACCAGCCAGCATAATTCCGATAGCTAACCCAAGATTATCAGCTAGGCGAGCGATCGCAAAAGTTTCGCGGCGATTGTCAATCTGGCTAGCGTCAGCAACAACAGATTCAGCAGCAGGCCAATAGAAACCTATCCCTAAACCGCTAATCAAGCTACCGATTACCAAAATCATAAAATTATTGGTTGCAGCTAAAACCAGAGAACCAATTGCGGAAATCGCCGTGGCTAGCAATAAAGTGCGGCGGCGTCCCCAGTGTTCAGAATCAGCCAAAGAACCACCTACAATCCGCCCTACAACGCCGGAAATCGAAGCGCTACCCAAGGCTACCCCAACACTGGTTGCAGATAAACCAACTTGATTGACAAAAAAGATCGGGGCGTAAAACAGGGTACAGCCAGTACCAACTTCCGACAGAAATCTACCAATTGCAAAAATCCATACCTGCGGATGTATCGAGGGCAGCCACGATGATAACTGCGATTGCGAAGCTAATTTCATGAGTTTAGATGTCATGGTTTCGTGACATTTTTGTAATTCTTATCATTGGCTGCTATTTTCCTCACGCATTCCACAGGGTTTCCACAGGGATTTTAACAGTTTTCCACAAGTTATCTACGAGGTAATGGGCTTCTTACTATCCTGTTGGGGATTGTTGATAAATAGTGGGAAGTAACTTCAAGGACTGAGTTCTTATAAAGTTATGTAACGAAAAATGGCTTTAAACGCTGATTATTACGTTCGCATTTATTTTTTATACACTCGTTTTTAACATTTCGCAGCATTGACAAACCCACCCCCTCTTGGCGCACAATGATTCGGCTTGCTTTTGTAATCCGTTCAACCGTTGGCATCAAATGTGTAAAATATATTACCACCAGATGTAAGCGTAGATTGGCGGGCTGGCGAAAGAGCGTGTGAAATAGCTCTAAGCCGCTTCAGCGCAAGCAACTTGTCCCTCTTGATTATCCTCATAGGAGGAAAATCTCATGAAAGCAACGGTTAGCATCTTTACAGAAATTCCTGAAACACTCCACGAATCCTTAAAAAACTACTTAGAAACCCATCCCGATTGGGATGAAAACAGAGTATTGACGGCGGCGCTATCATTGTTTTTACTCCAAAATGGAGATAGCGATCGCCGTGCTGCTCGAGTTTATCTGGAAACATTGTTCCACCACTCCACAGTAAAAATGCCTTGTACCAACTCACCCGCAACAGCTAATTTACTAGACACCCCTTAGATACTGGTATGACCTAATATGGGCACGGCAAACCGTGCCCCATCAATGGGATTTTGAACCAAAGCGATCGCTCATATCGGGGTAATATTACAACAAAAAAGAACAGTAGATTTAAAGAGGTTCCAATAGTTTCTCTTGTTGCCAAAACTAGTTGGTAATAGTGCAAAATTTATAATTGAGACAAAACTTGAATATATTTAGCTGACCGTTAGTATTTGTTACATAACGGTTTTATTTTGAATACAAACATGTTACTAGGGGCGCATTGCTGTGGATTGGTGTAAAGTCGCTTCTGTATCTCACACATTCCAAATTGCCATCGGTATTTTGGCTTCTTCAATAATTTCCTGATCGGGTTAAAAAGTGTATCTTCAGCAAGATATTCTCAACTTGCCCTTGTGTTTGAATTGCCACATAGCTATATGTAAAGTAATAGTTGAAAGACTTGGAGAATAGATGCCAGGAACTACATCAAATTCAGAAATGCTATATCGAGTTCTCGGTAGTACAGGAGAAAAAGTTTCCGCCATTGGATTGGGTGGTTGGCATCTCGCCTTGAAGCACGTTGATGAGCAATTGGCAATCCGAATTGTTAGAACAGCCATTGATCGTGGCATTACCTTTATGGATAACAGTTGGGATTACAACGGTGGAGTCAGCGAGATTCGCATGGGAAAGGCGCTGCGCGATCGCTATCGAGATAAAGTGTTCTTGATGACGAAAATCGATGGTCGTTCTAAAAAAGTAGCAGCAAAACAGCTAGACGAATCACTCCAACGCCTGCAAGTTGATTGCATCGATCTCGTTCAGCACCACGAAATCCTTCGGCACGAAGACCCACATCGAGTTTTTGACGAAGAAGGAGCGAATGCTGCCTTGATTGAGGCACGAGAAGCCGGCAAACTCCGATATATTGGTTTTACTGGGCACAAAGACCCTTATGTTCATCTGCACATGCTGGAAGTTGCAGCCGCTAACGGGTTTAAATTTGATACAGCGCAGATGCCGCTTAATGTGATGGATGCCCACTACCGAAGCTTTGAAAAGCTGGTTGTGCCAGAACTAGTTAAACAAAACATCGGTGTTCTGGGAATGAAAAGCTTGGCAAACGGTATTATTTTACGGTCAAATACTGTAACCCCAATTGAATGTTTACACTATGCTTTGAATCTGCCCACATCGGTTGTGATTACCGGAATTGACAACATGGAGATTCTAGAGCAAGCTTTTGAAGCAGTGCGGACATTCCAGCCAATGAATGACCAGCAGGTGCGATCGCTTTTAGCAAAAACGGCAGAAGCGGCATCACGCGGCAAGTTTGAGCCTTTCAAAACCTCATCAATTTTCGATAGCACTGCCCAAAATCCAGATTGGCTAGGAGAGGAACCACAGCGCCTTCAGCAATTGATGTCAGCGTGATACTTTCTTAGTGTTAGTCATATATATATGCCTGCTCAGAATCAAACACGCCGTTTGCCCGCTCAATTAATTAGTCAAAATATAACCTTTTAAAAGCGTTATTTATGCTTAGGTAGAGTATTAAGTTGCTTGCCCAAAAGCCTGGAAAATAGCATTGCGGGTGCGATCGCAAGTTAATTAACTTTATGGCGATCGCTAAGGACAAGCCTCTACGCGTCTAAGCTCATATTTAAAAGCTGTGAATTTTTAATTCGCTCCTTAATTAGCAACAAAAAAACCTTTACTCAAAATTCAATCTATCAAAATAGTGAATTCACTTCATAACTAATGACGCAAAAACTTCTATCTAGGGAACGATATGGCAAATCAGCTAAATGAATTAGAAATAGTATACTAAGTCACATTGAGATTGTATTCTATGAAATTGAATTATGTTACAAAACAGCTTTCTACCGTAAAACGCTGGATGGCTACAACACTGTTTTGTATGTTAGCGATCGCTTTTCTTTGGCAAGGTGCATTTTTCTCGAACACTTCAGCAATGGCTGCTCCTACTGCAACCTTGATCGCATCATCAGACGCAGGCGATAAAGTTCAAGAAAAAACCAGTAAAGATGCTGGACGGGCCAAAAATTTCATCGAGGATACAAAAGATAAAGTTAAAGAAGCTGCCAAGAGCAACGCCAGTAAAGTTGACCAAGCAACAGACAATG from Nostoc commune NIES-4072 includes:
- a CDS encoding fasciclin domain-containing protein, with amino-acid sequence MKTSYSKLLITLAGIAGFSSFSLVIILPSEAKEALNPNPSIFNEAPYNKGQRLQVNTQYTPGEAASVMEKGNTKPKQVAQKGSVTNPRPSIFNEPPYNRGGSVTPSEPTPTIPGTQPTETLPTTPSAPGATGNQGKTLLGLAESNGSFKTLTRALKAAGLTGALQGKDNLTIFAPTDAAFAKLPQDALQELLNPANKEVLLKILTYHVVPGKVLSTDLKSGEVKSLEGGAINVKVDPATGVTVNDAKVTQADITGTNGVIHAIDQVILPPDL
- the hemL gene encoding glutamate-1-semialdehyde 2,1-aminomutase, with the protein product MVNTTIKTTKSQEIFAAAQNLMPGGVSSPVRAFKSVGGQPIVFDRVKGAYIWDVDGNQYIDYVGTWGPAICGHAHPEVIAALHEALEKGTSFGAPSVLENVLAEMVIDAVPSIEMVRFVNSGTEACMGVLRLMRAFTKRDKIIKFEGCYHGHADTFLVKAGSGVATLGLPDSPGVPKSATSTTLTAPFNDLESVKALFEENRDEIAGVILEPVVGNAGFIAPDAGFLEGLRELTHEHGALLVFDEVMTGFRIAYGGAQEKFGVTPDLTTLGKVIGGGLPVGAYGGRRDIMSMVAPAGPVYQAGTLSGNPLAMTAGIKTLELLQKPGTYEYLDRITKKLADGLLKIAKETGHGVCGGQISAMFGLFFTSGPVHNYEDAKKSDTAKFGRFHRGMLERGVYLAPSQFEAGFTSFAHTEEDIEQTLAVARDVMSSL
- a CDS encoding ChaB family protein; translated protein: MLYNSNKDLPLDIQTRLSEAYQDLYRAAFNSAIHWYGEASKAHKVALSAVKMQSAMERNVLV
- the hisIE gene encoding bifunctional phosphoribosyl-AMP cyclohydrolase/phosphoribosyl-ATP diphosphatase HisIE, with the protein product MSSNDSHSLHYAIPVEEIRYDERGLVPAIVQDYLDGTVLMMAWMNQESLQKTLETEETWFWSRSRQELWHKGATSGHIQKVQSIRYDCDSDALLIGVEQLGDIACHTGERSCFHQIEGKIAPPPGDTLSQLFQIICDRRDNPTESSYTCKLLAGGDNKILKKIGEETAEVVMAFKDDEADAIAGEVADLLYHTLVALAHHQVDLKAVYRKLQERRQ
- a CDS encoding MDR family MFS transporter — encoded protein: MTSKLMKLASQSQLSSWLPSIHPQVWIFAIGRFLSEVGTGCTLFYAPIFFVNQVGLSATSVGVALGSASISGVVGRIVGGSLADSEHWGRRRTLLLATAISAIGSLVLAATNNFMILVIGSLISGLGIGFYWPAAESVVADASQIDNRRETFAIARLADNLGLAIGIMLAGFLISIIGSYRWLFVIDAISFLVFFGVVYIGISETEQQQIEESENTKLFASWMAVLTDGRFLVYIAVNIFFTIYISQIHSTLPLFFKNFVIKSTTEGFAQTTISVLFAWHLVFAIICQLPVTSILKRCSHTLALTVSAIFWAIGFGLIWVSGTAPSDNLVWAILALGVFSVAIVSYTPSAASLVTELAPENQRGVYFSINALCWAVGSFIGHPLGGWALDQPQIITNSYWLCFILSVAIAVAILQYLNRILSE
- a CDS encoding aldo/keto reductase, whose product is MPGTTSNSEMLYRVLGSTGEKVSAIGLGGWHLALKHVDEQLAIRIVRTAIDRGITFMDNSWDYNGGVSEIRMGKALRDRYRDKVFLMTKIDGRSKKVAAKQLDESLQRLQVDCIDLVQHHEILRHEDPHRVFDEEGANAALIEAREAGKLRYIGFTGHKDPYVHLHMLEVAAANGFKFDTAQMPLNVMDAHYRSFEKLVVPELVKQNIGVLGMKSLANGIILRSNTVTPIECLHYALNLPTSVVITGIDNMEILEQAFEAVRTFQPMNDQQVRSLLAKTAEAASRGKFEPFKTSSIFDSTAQNPDWLGEEPQRLQQLMSA